The proteins below come from a single Stomoxys calcitrans chromosome 1, idStoCalc2.1, whole genome shotgun sequence genomic window:
- the LOC106094320 gene encoding arylsulfatase B: MRIIALNIKLFYFSSLWLQIWAKDFVPPNIVIIVADDMGFDDVSFRGGHEFITPNIDALAYHGHILNRMYTPPVCTPSRATLLTGLYPLRTGSQHYVMANEEPWSILSNHTNMAKTFQDHGYSTNLVGKWHLGMGRREFTPTHQGFDYHYGYWGAYIDYYRKTCKMPVRICSMGYDFRRNLDIECTSEDDYATDLFTKEAERIIMENGSSKPLFMMVTHLAPHSGNDDDPLQAPFEDIQKFSYIPDIRRRTYAAMISKLDESVGRIVQALDEARMLNNSIIVFYSDNGAPSVGFLSNTGSNWPLKGQKHSPWEGGIRVPGAIWSALLEKRGSIYQQTMYAADWFPTLAAAANIELNLPLDGLNLWPDLVNGDYTTNNIPQYQEREIIHMFDEIWNVTSYTKGRFKYIKGTTSQGEYDKMLSQRNPHSNDPRETLYEEAIKTSMVSKSLQKNEQNILTNEKINNLRQNTKVRCGPDGAPCDALKEECLYNIWLDPCEQNNLASRPEFAHVLKEMRLRVKTLGQTAVKPKTGGSVEKNDPARHDCIWSNFLQEPPTEYISQCGYHSSPCRGVWNQQLLMYLLYFLWSCLAVCALFVAVYLSKQRHYDRVSTDPNHVSEGVQLNVT; encoded by the exons ATGCGCATAATTGCCTTAAACATAAAATTGTTCTATTTCTCGAGCTTATGGCTGCAGATTTGGGCAAAGGACTTTGTTCCGCCGAATATCGTAATAATCGTGGCCGATGATATG GGATTTGATGATGTCAGCTTCCGTGGCGGCCACGAATTCATTACTCCCAATATCGATGCCTTAGCCTATCATGGACACATTTTAAATCGCATGTATACACCACCCGTATGTACACCTTCAAGAGCTACTCTACTAACAGGGTTATACCCGCTGCGCACAG GTTCACAACACTATGTGATGGCCAATGAGGAACCATGGAGCATTTTGAGTAATCACACAAATATGGCCAAGACCTTTCAAGATCATGGTTACTCCACAAATTTAGTGGGTAAATGGCATTTGGGCATGGGTAGACGGGAGTTTACACCAACCCATCAGGGTTTCGATTATCACTATGGTTATTGGGGAGCTTATATTGATTATTATCGCAAGACATGTAAAATGCCGGTAAGAATATG TAGCATGGGTTATGATTTTCGTAGAAATCTAGATATCGAATGTACTTCGGAGGATGACTATGCGACTGATTTATTTACTAAGGAAGCTGAGCGAATTATTATGGAAAATGGATCCTCCAAACCCctatttatgatggtcacccattTGGCACCACATTCAGGAAATGACGATGATCCTTTACAAGCTCCCTTTGAagatattcaaaaattttcctatataccggatataagaagaagaacatATGCGG ccatgATCTCTAAATTGGATGAGAGCGTGGGCCGCATTGTCCAGGCCTTGGATGAAGCACGGATGTTAAATAATTCCATAATTGTATTCTATTCCGATAATGGAGCTCCATCTGTTGGATTTTTAAGCAACACTGGCTCCAATTGGCCTTTAAAAGGG caaaaacatTCACCTTGGGAAGGAGGCATTCGAGTGCCTGGAGCCATTTGGTCCGCATTGCTAGAAAAACGCGGCTCAATCTATCAACAAACTATGTATGCCGCCGATTGGTTTCCCACCTTAGCAGCAGCGGCCAATATCGAACTGAATTTACCATTAGATGGCCTTAATTTATGGCCCGACTTAGTGAATGGGGACTATACCACAAATAATATTCCACAATACCAAGAACGTGAAATAATTCATatgtttgatgaaatttggaatgtaaCCTCTTATACAAAAGGACGTTTCAAATATATCAAGGGCACCACTTCTCAAGGAGAATATGATAAAATGTTGTCCCAACGCAATCCCCATTCCAACGATCCTAGAGAGACTTTATATGAGGAGGCTATTAAAACATCTATGGTCTCTAAGTCTCTacaaaaaaatgaacaaaatattCTAACAAATGAGAAAATTAACAATTTAAGACAAAACACCAAAGTGCGTTGTGGGCCAGATGGTGCCCCATGTGATGCTTTGAAAGAGGAATGCCTCTATAACATCTGGTTGGATCCGTGCGAGCAAAACAATTTGGCTTCTAGGCCAGAATTTGCTCATGTCTTAAAAGAAATGCGTCTCAGAGTGAAAACTCTTGGACAAACTGCTGTTAAACCTAAAACCGGTGGTAGTGTGGAGAAGAATGATCCTGCAAGGCATGATTGTATATGGAGTAACTTTTTACAGGAACCTCCCACAGAAT ATATTTCACAATGTGGTTATCATTCATCCCCTTGTCGAGGTGTATGGAATCAACAACTGCTCATGTATTTGCTTTACTTCCTTTGGTCTTGTCTGGCAGTATGCGCTTTGTTTGTGGCAGTTTACCTATCTAAGCAACGCCATTACGACAGAGTTTCCACAGATCCTAATCATGTGTCCGAAGGAGTTCAACTTAATGTAACATGA